In the Bacillus clarus genome, TCGTTCTGAAACATCCCCGGTTATCATACAAGCCTGTTGAGATTGGTATTTCCTTAGAATTATTTTATCTTCTTCCACAAAAATCTCTATTGGGTCTTTTTCTGCTATTCCTAAAGTTCGTCTTAATTCAATTGGTAGTACAACCCGACCCAATTCATCTACTTTTCTTGTCATTCCTGTAGATTTCATAAATTCCCACCTTTTTCTCATTTTATTTAATAATATTATTTTAATAGAAAGTCACTACAAATTAAAAACATAAACAACCAAAACACAATTACCATAATAAAAGCATTTTTACATCCCACAAAAAAGGAAAGTGATTTCTCTTCATCTTTCATAAAAATACTCCTTATCCATTAATGTACTTGTCAGAATGGTAAATCATCGTCGCTTATATCAATTGGTTGCCCTACATTTGAAAATGGATCGTCCTTCTTGGTTGAACCTGAATTAGTTGCACCAACATTTGCATATCCGCTATTAGAAGGATTTTCTCTTTGTTCTGTCCTATTATTCTTATTTTTAGGTTCTAAAAATTGTACAGATTCAGCAAGTACCTCTGTTACATATACACGCTTTCCGTCCTGTCCGTCATAGTTTCGAGTTTGAATGCG is a window encoding:
- a CDS encoding AbrB/MazE/SpoVT family DNA-binding domain-containing protein, producing MKSTGMTRKVDELGRVVLPIELRRTLGIAEKDPIEIFVEEDKIILRKYQSQQACMITGDVSERNISLANGKIILSPEGADHIIKELQQYLVK
- the ssb gene encoding single-stranded DNA-binding protein, encoding MNRTILVGRLTKDPDLRYTPNGVAVATFTLAVNRPFMNQGQRESDFISVVIWRKQAENVANYLRKGSLAGVDGRIQTRNYDGQDGKRVYVTEVLAESVQFLEPKNKNNRTEQRENPSNSGYANVGATNSGSTKKDDPFSNVGQPIDISDDDLPF